In Deltaproteobacteria bacterium IMCC39524, the genomic stretch GGTCACCGGCCCGACCGGTAGCGGTAAGACGACGACTCTTTATGCAGCTTTGACGGAGATTTATAACGAACAGGAAAAGATTATCACCATAGAAGACCCCGTTGAATACCAGCTCAAGGGGGTCGTCCAGATTCCGGTCAACGAGAAGAAGGGGTTGACCTTTGCCCGCGGTCTACGCTCCATCCTGCGTCATGACCCCGATAAGATCATGGTTGGCGAGATCCGTGACCCGGAAACAGCTCAGATCGCTGTCCAGTCAGCTCTTACGGGACACCTGGTCTTCACCACTGTGCATGCCAATAACGTTTTTGATGTCCTTGGCCGTTTTCTGCACATGGGAATTGATGCTTATAATTTTGTGTCCAGCTTGAACTGTGTGGCAGCTCAGCGGCTGATTCGCAAGATCTGTGTCCATTGCAAGCAAACTGTTACTTACGAACGTGAAGACTTTATCGACTCCGGTCTCGATTACGACAAGCTTAAGGATCATACCTTCTACGAAGGGGCCGGCTGCAAGGAATGTAACGGTCAGGGCTATCATGGCCGTACCGCCATTCTTGAGCTGCTTGACCTGGATGACAATTTACGCGACCTGATTATCAAAAAGGCTTCTGTGAGTCAGCTCAAAGAGGCGGCGCGTGCTGCAGGCACTTCGTTCTTGCGAGATTCTGCCATAGAGAAATTGCTTAAGGGCGAGACGACGATGGCTGAGATCAACCGAGTCACCTTCGTTGACAAAGCAGGGGGGGGCTCATGAGCAGGATATTTGTCGGTGTCGACGTCCAGCCTGGCGGACTTTACTTCGCGGCTCTTCAACGAAACCGGCCCAATACACGCCTGCTCGGTTTACGCTTTGAAAGCCTGGAAGGGGTTTTGGACGTTTCCAGCCGACAGCCCAACATTCGTGACGCCAGGCGCTTTGTCGAAGGCTTAAGACGCGGAGTTGATGCTTTGGCAGGACAAGAAGAGCGTATTGCCCTGAGCCTGCCTGATCGCGCCGGTCGCATTTATCTTACAGATGTGGATGCGCCATTTAAAACTCATCAAGAGGGGGTTGATATCCTCAAGTGGCGGCTCAAATCGAATTTGCCGGCGCCGCCAGCCCAGATCAATCTTGATTACCAGGTCCTTGAAAAACGTGACGATGGCCGGCAACGATGTGTTGTGGCAGCTATTGCCCAACCTGTTCTCGAACAGTATGAAGATCTCGTCAATGAAGCCAACAGGCATGCGATCCAAATCGATTTTCATTCACTGAACCTCTACAATTACTATCGTCCGCGTCTCGACCTTGGCGAAGAGTTCATTCTGGTCGGAATGGAACATGGTCTTTTGAGCATCCAGTATGTGATTGGCCACAGCCTCTGCTATCAGCGCGTCCGTGAATTCAAAGTGGACCCACAACGAGCTTTCCAGGAAATCCACCGCACTCTTGTCAAAGCTTATGAGTCTTTCCCGGCAATGAAGCGCTGTGCTATCTTTGCCCATGTTGATCCTGATATGGACGGCGATATCGACAAGCTCCTCTCAACCGCCTTTGAGCGTGAGGTCAAGTGTCTGGATTCAGGCTTGAAGCGCTTTAGTGGTGATGGGAAAACAGGCGGTTTACAGCCTGTTGGTTCTGTCATTGCCGCCCTCGGCGCGGCAGAACGTATGATGTGAAGCCTATGGAAATTAAACTTAATCTTGCCAGCAAGCCTTACCTGAACAAGCAAAGTGTTCGTCTCTGGATACTCTTTGGCTGCACTCTTATGGTCTTGTTGCTGATTTTCAACGGCTTTCACGCTTATCAGAACTACAGGCAGTTGGGTGTGCTTGAGAACCATTTTAAAGAACTGGAAGCTCAGGTCGCCACTGTACCGGGTGTCCCGGCAAATTACTCGCTCGAGAATCATGCCGTTGTCAGGGAGAGTATTGCTCTGGCAAACGATTTTGCGGCGGCGGATCAATTTCGTTGGACAAGGTTGCTGAGCCGTTTCGAAGAACTTGTTCCTGACGATGTCAGTCTTCGTTCAATCCGGCCGAATTTCAAAGAACGATCTGTTCAACTTACTTGCGTTGCTCGTGATGTTGCCTCCATGACAGCTTTTGTTGATAACCTGCTGGGCTCAGACGATCTCAATCAGGCCTATCTTCAGAATCATGCTGAGATCGAGTCGCAACCCGGTGGCCGTGGCCAGATGCAGATCGGGTTTTCCCTGCAGATAAGAGAGGCCTTCTGATGCGAATCAAAGAACTTCTCAAACTGCTCTGGACAACCCACCGAGGCTCATTGCTTTTGCTCGGAATTCTGCTGGTTTTAAATGTTGCTCTCTCCGTAGCTCTTGAGCAATTTGTCGTACCACAAGTTGCTGCAGAAGAAGGTCGTTTCCTGAAACGGCAAACCGAGGTCCGCCAACTGCTGCGTAATCAAGGTGGGAGCGCAGAAACTCCTGAACAACTCTACGTCTTTGCCAGTCAGGATTTCTCAAAGTTTGAGCAGGCGGTGCCTGAATACCGAGAATTCACCGGGTTGATAGAAGAACTACTGGTTCTTTCCAGTCAGTCACGCCTGAATATAACTCAGATCAGCTATGCTTCTGAGATGTTGAAAAAAAGTCCGCTGCTCAAATTTGATCTTAATTTTAGTGTTGCGGGAGACTACGAGCAGGTTAAAAAGTTTATCTATTCTCTGGAACAATCGGTTCGACTGATAACGATCAAACAGATCAGCCTGCAGAGTGTCGATAACGAAGGTGTCAAGTTGGGTTTGAGCCTGGAAACGCTTTTCCGGCCAGGGAGGCGTGAGTGATGAATCGCAAACGCATGATACTGGCGTCTCTGCTGGGAGTGCTGGCCCTTTGCCTGGTTTATGCCTATTTTGCAACCCCGAGGCTTGAGAAAGCCCCGCCGAGAAGTGCGAGCAAACGCACACGTTCAGTCGTTGCAAAGGCACCGGATAAACTACAATCGAAGGTTTCTCAAGAGCGCATTGATTTTACCTTTCTGGAATCAGAAGAGCAGGAGTTCCCAGGCGCGACGCGTGATGTCTTTCGCTTTGTTCAAAGGCGGCCAGAGCCGATTGCCGTTGTCGTTGAGGAACCGGAGGTTCAAGCGCCACCACCGGTTGTTATTGAAGAACCGATGGTGCCGGTTGAAGTTGTTCAACAAGCCCTGGCGCAGTTTACCTTTCTTGGCTTTCTGGACAAGGGTGGTGAAAAAACAGTTTTTCTTTCCAGTGAAGGCAGTTTGTTTCTCGCCAAGCGTGGAGAAAAATTCGGTCTTGATCTGGAGTTTACGGTTGAGGATATCAGCGGTGACCTTTTGCTGGTTCGTCCTGACGGACGCGATTTTTTGATCGACATCCCGTTGATTGAACATCAAAAATTACAAGCATCGGTCAGCGCACCGGCTCATTTGCCACCAGCGGAGACGGTCAGTCAGCCGAAGTCACGGGTTTTTAATCCAAAGCGGAGAATGTTGCGTCCTGCAGCACCTCAGGGAAGTGAAGAAGATTTCCCCGGGACGATTGAAGAGAATAACCCCGAAGGAGAGCAGGACGTTGTCTCGCCTGTCGAAGGGGATGCGTTAGAGGGAGAAGTCAATGGTTCGAATCAATAAGGTCCGTTTTGCAGGATGGATCGTCCTGTTGCTTGCAGTTCTTTGGCTTGGGGGGTGTACCACCGCCATGCAGGCTCGTTCAGCTTTTGAAGAAGCCGAGCTTCTTGCCGACGAAGAAAATTACGACCTGGCGATTGAAAAATATGCCGAAGCAATCGAGTTAGAACCCAGCAGCAAAACCTATCGGTTAAAAATGGTCTCTGCCAAGACACGTGCCGCAGCCACGCATATCAGGAGAGCACGTGCTCTGAAAGAGGAAGGTAAATATTCCGAGGCGGTAGAAGAGTATCGTATAGCGGAAGGTTTTGACCAGAGTGTAGAGGTCGCTGCTCAGGAAGCGAATGAGCTACTACAACTTATTGAAGCTCAGAAACTTGCTGAAGAAGGTGCATCTTTCTGGGGAACAGGAAAGCTGCTCCCGGCAAGAAAGGCCATCGAAAAATCTTTGAAGCTGGACCCTCAGAATGCCCGTGCTTTGGCGATCAAAGATCTAATCGAACGCGATCAAAAGAAAATTTCTATGGATGGCATTGAACTGGACGTGGCCTCAGAGGAGCCGATCACCCTGAGTTTCAAGGATGCTGACATCAAAGAAGTCTTTGGAATCCTGTCGCAACTGAGTGGAATCAACTTTATCTTTGATGAGGAGATTCGCGATCAGTCCATTTCTGTTCTTCTGGAAAAAGCCAGCTTCCTCCAGGCGATGGAACTGATTCTACAGATGAACGCTCTTGATAAGAAAGTCCTCAACGGCAAGACCATTATTATTTATCCGCAATCCCGCGAGAAAAACAAACAGTATGACGACCAGATTATTCAAACTTTCTACCTGTCACATATCGATGCTAAGAAAGCAGTCAACCTGTTGCGCACCATGCTGCAGTTACGCAAGATTTACGTCCACGAGGAGCGGAATGCTATCGTCGTACGTGATAAACCAGAGGTTATTAAACTGGCGGAGCAGATTCTCCAAGCCGCTGATCGCTCGGATTCTGAGGTGCTCTTTGATGTCGAAGTTCTTGCGGTCAGGGACACAGATAACCTGAATTTTGGCCCTAAGCTTAGTACTTATTCGACAAAGGTTGGTTTTGGTGCAGTGACAGGTGCCGACGGCGTCATCGGCGCGATTCCCGACTCTATAGTCACACAAAGTCTCAGCGGGCTAGAAACCTTCTATACGGTTCCCTCGGCCACTTTTGATTATGCGAAGACCTTGAGCACGACAGAGCTTTTGGCGAGCCCTAAAATTAGGGTCAAGAACAACGAAAAGGCCAAGGTCCATATCGGCAAGCGTGACCCGATCGTAACTACGACACAAGTCGGCACCTCCGACTCAACGACTCAGAACGTCCAGTATGTTGACTCCGGTATTAAACTCGACATAGAACCAACGGTGCAGCTTGATGGGACCGTCCTGACGAAGATAACGCTGGAAGTCAGCACGGCAGAAAGATTGGATTCTACTGATACAACAGGTGAATCACCGATTGCTCTCACTACAACCAATGCACAGACCTCCCTGGTGTTGCTTGATGGCGCACGGACCATCCTCGGTGGCTTATTCGAAGATAACACCAGTAGCACTAAAACCACGTTCCCCTTTCTCGGTGAGATCCCATTTCTTGGCGACCTGTTCTCGAATTTCTCAAATTTTGAGGAGAAGCGCGAAATAATCCTGTCGATAACGCCCTACATTATCAAAAAAGTCGAACTTCCTGATGTCGATATTGCCACTATCTGGTCCGGTGGAGAAGACGATCTTAAGGACGGACCGAATTTTGGTTCTTTTGCTCAGCCTTTGCTGAGTGAGGTAGAAGCGACCCAGCCTCGTACTTCTCCTGCTGCCAAGCCCCCGCAGTTGAAAATGACTTCTGATGATGAGGCACCATCGCTGAACGAGACACCGGTCCCGACGCAACCGATAGTTCCTACGGAACAAGTAATGCCACCCGTTGAAGCCGTTCCACTCGAAGTGCTTACTGAACAGGTGGAAATCGGTGCGCCCATCGTTTTGCCAATGCCTGAAAAAGCCCCTGCTTCCATTAACTTTTCCGGGCCAAAAGAGGTTAAAAAAGGTTCTGAGTTTTCTCTTGCCGTACAAGTCAAAGACGTAGAGCAACTTTACAGCGCACCTCTTTTTGTCAAGTATGACCCGGCTATTCTTGAGCTGATGAGCCTCAATGAAGGAGTTTTCCTCAAACAAGATGGCCAGTCCACGGTGTTCTCCAGCAGCCCCAATCGCACTACGGGGCAGGTTATTGTCGGTTACAAGCAGGGAACCGGTGGTAAGGGCGCTTCAGGGGCGGGCGTTTTGTTCAACCTCAATTTCAAAGCTCTTACAGAGGGAGAAACGACGCTTGAAGTGAATCGTGTCAATTTCCGTAACCCGGAAGGTGTCCGTCTGCAGGTTGCTCCTGAGCCGGTCACAATAGAGATCCGTTGAGTCTGTCGCACTACATATCAAGGTCTAGAGGACAACGTGGCCTGACTCTCTTGGAGATGATTATTGCCCTGGCGATTCTGGCTGTCCTTGCCACGGTGGTTGTGCCGATGGCCGAGGTCACAGCGATGCGTGGCAAAGAATTGGAGCTGAGACGCTCTTTGCGCGAAATTCGCACCGCGATTGATCATTACAAGGCTGATTTTGATAAGGCTGTAGAAGAAAAAAAGATTATTGCTGCGATCGACGAAACCGGCTATCCGGAGGACCTTGAGTCTCTTTTGGAAGGCGACGATTGGGGCGGTCTCTACCCTTATAAACGCAAATATCTGCGGCGTTTGCCGAAAGACCCTTTCGACGAGTATGATGAGGGCTGGGGGTTGCGCTCATACAAGGACGATCCGGATTCGACTTTTTACAGTGGTGACGATGTTTACGATGTTTATTCCCAGAGTCAGCGAATGGCCCTGGATGGCACACCTTACAACACGTGGTGAAACGCATGAGCTTGCAAGATAAAAAAAGATCACAGCGGGGTTTTACGCTGATCGAGTTGCTGATCGTCATGTCCATCATCGGCATCCTGGCCAGCATTGTTGTGCCGAACTACCAGCGCAACCTGATAAAGGCCCGCGAAGCAGTACTGATGGAAGACTTGCACCAGATGCGTCGTGCTATCGATGCTTATTTCGCCGATAACATCAAATATCCCGAGTCGCTCGAGGACCTGGTCGACAGTAAATACCTGCGTGACATACCTCGTGACCCCTTCACTAAGGAAACAGATACCTGGGAAGAGGTTGCACCGACCCCTTCTATTGAAGGTGAGTTTGCCGAGGGCGGGATGGAGGACGTGCATAGTGGTAGCGACCTGATCGGGCTGAACGGTATTCCTTACCGGGATTGGTAGACACAAGACTTCAGACCCTGTCATGATCAGTCATTATATGACTGGAACTGACTCGGTCCCCTTTGGTTCTCGTCAGGTTATGCCTGTCCTTTTAATTCGATCTTTACAGATGCAGGATTATGATTCAGCTCTTTAATGTCTGCAAGGCATACCAGCGTGATCAGAACGCTCTGAACGATGTCACTCTCAAGGTCGAGAAGGGCGAATTCGTTTATCTGACCGGGCCCTCCGGTGCGGGTAAGTCCACCCTGCTCAAACTCCTCTACTGTGCTGAACGCCCGACGCGTGGACAGATCCTTGTTAACGGGCGCAATATCACCCGTTATGGGCCTGCTCGTATCCCTTATCTCAGGCGCAATCTCGGTATCATCTTCCAGGATTTCAAATTACTGAAACGACGTACTGTCTTTGAAAATGTCGCTTTTCCTTTAGAGGTTCAGGGCCGCAAGCGATTTGAAATCAGCAAGAAGGTCTACCAGACCCTGAAAAGCGTTGGGCTTGAACATCGCCTCAATCATTACCCTTTACAACTCTCCGGCGGTGAACAGCAACGGGTTGCTGTCGCACGAGCCCTGGTGGTTGATCCACTGATCCTGTTGGCGGACGAGCCGACAGGGAACCTTGACCCGGAAGTGACTCTTGATATCATGGGTCTCTTCAAAGGGGCGAATGCCCGCGGCACAACCATTATTATGGCGACACATGATCGCAGCTTGATTCGTGAGTTCCCCAGACGGATTGTCTCGCTGGATGCGGGTCGTCTCGCCAATGATGATTTGCCACTCTTTCGTGGCACTGCCGTTAAAGCGGGGCAACCCTGATGCTCTTACGCTCTGGTTATTTCCTGAAACGTGCCTTGCGTAACATGCGGCAAAGCCCTGTGCTGAGCCTGGCCTCGATTGGCACTGTCGCCGTCGCTCTGGCTCTTCTGGCCTTTTTTGCCATCGCCGTTCTGAACGTTCAGCAACTGACCGCTTCATGGGGTGAGAATCTGGCTGTGGTTGCTTATCTCGAGGATGTCCCGGAAAAAAAAGTTGTTAATGGCTGGATCAAAGAGATTGAGAGCTATCCTGAGGTGGAAAAGGTCACCTTCGTGTCTCCCAAGGCCGCGCTTGAGCGTTTTAGCCAACGTCTCGGCGACGATGCGGATCTGATAGAGGGTCTTGGCGAAG encodes the following:
- the ftsE gene encoding cell division ATP-binding protein FtsE; translated protein: MIQLFNVCKAYQRDQNALNDVTLKVEKGEFVYLTGPSGAGKSTLLKLLYCAERPTRGQILVNGRNITRYGPARIPYLRRNLGIIFQDFKLLKRRTVFENVAFPLEVQGRKRFEISKKVYQTLKSVGLEHRLNHYPLQLSGGEQQRVAVARALVVDPLILLADEPTGNLDPEVTLDIMGLFKGANARGTTIIMATHDRSLIREFPRRIVSLDAGRLANDDLPLFRGTAVKAGQP
- a CDS encoding PilN domain-containing protein, which translates into the protein MEIKLNLASKPYLNKQSVRLWILFGCTLMVLLLIFNGFHAYQNYRQLGVLENHFKELEAQVATVPGVPANYSLENHAVVRESIALANDFAAADQFRWTRLLSRFEELVPDDVSLRSIRPNFKERSVQLTCVARDVASMTAFVDNLLGSDDLNQAYLQNHAEIESQPGGRGQMQIGFSLQIREAF
- a CDS encoding cohesin domain-containing protein is translated as MVRINKVRFAGWIVLLLAVLWLGGCTTAMQARSAFEEAELLADEENYDLAIEKYAEAIELEPSSKTYRLKMVSAKTRAAATHIRRARALKEEGKYSEAVEEYRIAEGFDQSVEVAAQEANELLQLIEAQKLAEEGASFWGTGKLLPARKAIEKSLKLDPQNARALAIKDLIERDQKKISMDGIELDVASEEPITLSFKDADIKEVFGILSQLSGINFIFDEEIRDQSISVLLEKASFLQAMELILQMNALDKKVLNGKTIIIYPQSREKNKQYDDQIIQTFYLSHIDAKKAVNLLRTMLQLRKIYVHEERNAIVVRDKPEVIKLAEQILQAADRSDSEVLFDVEVLAVRDTDNLNFGPKLSTYSTKVGFGAVTGADGVIGAIPDSIVTQSLSGLETFYTVPSATFDYAKTLSTTELLASPKIRVKNNEKAKVHIGKRDPIVTTTQVGTSDSTTQNVQYVDSGIKLDIEPTVQLDGTVLTKITLEVSTAERLDSTDTTGESPIALTTTNAQTSLVLLDGARTILGGLFEDNTSSTKTTFPFLGEIPFLGDLFSNFSNFEEKREIILSITPYIIKKVELPDVDIATIWSGGEDDLKDGPNFGSFAQPLLSEVEATQPRTSPAAKPPQLKMTSDDEAPSLNETPVPTQPIVPTEQVMPPVEAVPLEVLTEQVEIGAPIVLPMPEKAPASINFSGPKEVKKGSEFSLAVQVKDVEQLYSAPLFVKYDPAILELMSLNEGVFLKQDGQSTVFSSSPNRTTGQVIVGYKQGTGGKGASGAGVLFNLNFKALTEGETTLEVNRVNFRNPEGVRLQVAPEPVTIEIR
- a CDS encoding type II secretion system protein — translated: MSLQDKKRSQRGFTLIELLIVMSIIGILASIVVPNYQRNLIKAREAVLMEDLHQMRRAIDAYFADNIKYPESLEDLVDSKYLRDIPRDPFTKETDTWEEVAPTPSIEGEFAEGGMEDVHSGSDLIGLNGIPYRDW
- a CDS encoding type II secretion system protein → MSHYISRSRGQRGLTLLEMIIALAILAVLATVVVPMAEVTAMRGKELELRRSLREIRTAIDHYKADFDKAVEEKKIIAAIDETGYPEDLESLLEGDDWGGLYPYKRKYLRRLPKDPFDEYDEGWGLRSYKDDPDSTFYSGDDVYDVYSQSQRMALDGTPYNTW
- the pilO gene encoding type 4a pilus biogenesis protein PilO, whose product is MRIKELLKLLWTTHRGSLLLLGILLVLNVALSVALEQFVVPQVAAEEGRFLKRQTEVRQLLRNQGGSAETPEQLYVFASQDFSKFEQAVPEYREFTGLIEELLVLSSQSRLNITQISYASEMLKKSPLLKFDLNFSVAGDYEQVKKFIYSLEQSVRLITIKQISLQSVDNEGVKLGLSLETLFRPGRRE